AGGTGCTCTATCTCTTACAGATTTTATCGGATATTCAAGTTTTTACCTAGATGTTTAAAATGGATAGTATTGAAATTCTGAGAACGAAAGAGCTTTTTAAAAGAAAATTTTACTTTATAGAGGGAGGTAGTAATTTGCGTTTACAAAAATATATGGCTCATGCTGGAGTTGCATCTAGAAGAAAATCTGAGGAAATTATTAAAGAAGGTAGAGTTAAAGTAAATGGACAAGTTATTAGAGAATTAGGTACAAAAATAAACCCTAATAAAGATATAGTTGAAGTTGATGGTAATAAAATAGACTTTGAGAAAAACGAAGTCTATCTGTTATTAAATAAACCCATTGGTTATATTACCTCTAAAAAAGATCCACAAGGAAGAAAAACAATAATGGATTTAATAAGTGTTAGAGAGCGTATTTATCCAGTTGGACGGTTAGATTATGATTCAAGGGGACTTGTATTATTAACAAATCAAGGAGAATTAGCAAATAGATTGATGCATCCACGTTATGAGGTAACTAAAACTTATAATGTAAAAGTAGACAAGTTTTTATCTAATAATGATATTGATTGTTTAAAATCAGGTATTAGATTAGAAGAGGGGTTATGTAGCGCAAAAAAAGTAAAAATATCAGAGAAGACTAAGAACCACATGGTATTACAGATTATATTAACTGAAGGTAGAAAGAGACAAATTAGAAGGATGATAGACTTCTTAAATGCAGAGGTAATAGACCTACAACGAATTAAGTTCGGTCCAGTTAAAATAAATAGTCTAAAAGAAGGAAGTAGTAGACACTTATCAGATAGCGAGATAATAAAATTGAAAAAACTTGTTGGTTTAGACAGTAAATAAACTCGAATTAACCAAGGATATAATGGAAATAATGAAAATAATTCCGTAAAAGGAGGTTGGTTAAATGAAAGTAAAATTAGGAGAAGAAGTAGAAGAGAAAGTACGGTGTAGAATCAGGTTTGATTTTCCTGGGTATAGAAAGCCTGGAAGATTTATTTTCGGAAGTAAAGATACTTTTGAAGTAGCTGAAGAACAAAGAGATAACCAAGTTACTAATTGGCAAAATGTACCGATACAAGGAGTTGAAATAGATCATATTGAACAAAAAGAAACATATGCAGTGTATGTAGAGGAATTAGATGAAGATGTAGCATATGCTCCGGTAGAGTTAACTATATCAGCT
This DNA window, taken from Natranaerobius trueperi, encodes the following:
- a CDS encoding pseudouridine synthase — encoded protein: MRLQKYMAHAGVASRRKSEEIIKEGRVKVNGQVIRELGTKINPNKDIVEVDGNKIDFEKNEVYLLLNKPIGYITSKKDPQGRKTIMDLISVRERIYPVGRLDYDSRGLVLLTNQGELANRLMHPRYEVTKTYNVKVDKFLSNNDIDCLKSGIRLEEGLCSAKKVKISEKTKNHMVLQIILTEGRKRQIRRMIDFLNAEVIDLQRIKFGPVKINSLKEGSSRHLSDSEIIKLKKLVGLDSK